Proteins co-encoded in one Populus trichocarpa isolate Nisqually-1 chromosome 10, P.trichocarpa_v4.1, whole genome shotgun sequence genomic window:
- the LOC7475563 gene encoding receptor protein kinase-like protein ZAR1, with product MFSLILLLLALFNCHSLVSCLNNEGYALLSFKQSIYEDPEGSLSNWNSSDDNPCSWNGVTCKDFKVMSVSIPKKRLYGFLPSALGSLSDLRHVNLRNNRFSGSLPAELFQAQGLQSLVLYGNSLSGSLPNQFGKLKYLQTLDLSQNFFNGSIPTSFVLCKRLRALDLSQNNLTGSLPVGFGASLVSLEKLDLSFNKFNGSIPSDMGNLSSLQGTADLSHNLFTGSIPASLGNLPEKVYIDLTYNNLSGPIPQTGALMNRGPTAFIGNPGLCGPPLKNPCSSDTDGAAAPSSIPFLPNNSPPQDSDNNGRKSEKGRGLSKTAVVAIIVSDVIGICLVGLLFSYCYSRVCQRSKDRDGNSYGFEKGGKKRRECFCFRKDESETLSENVEQYDLVPLDAQVAFDLDELLKASAFVLGKSGIGIVYKVVLEDGHTLAVRRLGEGGSQRFKEFQTEVEAIGKLRHPNIVILRAYYWSVDEKLLIYDYIPNGSLATALHGKPGMVSYTPLSWSDRLKIIKGIAKGLVYLHEFSPKKYVHGDLKPSNVLLGQNMEPHISDFGLGRLATIAGGSPTLESNRIASEKPQERQQKGAPSSEVATVSSTNLGSYYQAPEALKVLKPSQKWDVYSYGVILLEMITGRSSMVHVGTSEMYLVHWIQLCIEEQKPLADVLDPYLAPDVDKEEEIIAVLKIAMACVHSSPERRPTMRHVSDVFNRLAMSSD from the exons atgttttctttgattttgctgCTTCTTGCTCTCTTTAACTGTCATAGTCTAGTGAGTTGTTTGAATAATGAAGGGTACGCACTTTTGTCATTTAAGCAGTCCATTTATGAAGACCCAGAAGGGTCTTTGAGTAACTGGAACTCCTCCGATGATAACCCCTGTTCATGGAATGGGGTTACATGCAAGGACTTTAAAGTTATGTCTGTTAGCATTCCAAAGAAGAGACTTTATGGGTTTCTTCCTTCTGCTCTTGGGTCACTCTCTGACCTTAGACATGTAAATTTGAGGAATAACAGGTTCTCTGGTAGTTTGCCTGCTGAGCTCTTTCAAGCTCAAGGACTACAAAGTTTGGTCCTTTATGGTAATTCCTTATCTGGGTCTTTGCCAAATCAATTTGGCAAGCTTAAGTACCTTCAAACCTTGGATTTATCCCAGAATTTCTTCAATGGGTCTATACCCACATCATTTGTTCTATGCAAGAGACTTAGGGCCCTTGATCTTAGCCAAAACAATCTCACTGGTTCTTTGCCAGTTGGGTTTGGTGCTAGTTTGGTTTCTCTTGAAAAACTTGATCTTTCATTTAACAAATTCAATGGTTCAATTCCTAGTGATATGGGAAATTTGTCTAGCTTACAAGGAACTGCTGACTTGTCACACAATCTCTTTACTGGTTCAATCCCAGCTAGCCTTGGAAACCTTCCTGAGAAGGTTTATATTGATCTAACTTATAACAATTTGAGTGGTCCAATACCTCAAACCGGTGCTCTAATGAACAGAGGACCAACAGCATTTATTGGAAACCCTGGTCTCTGTGGCCCTCCATTGAAAAATCCATGTTCTTCAGACACCGATGGTGCAGCTGCACCTTCATCAATCCCTTTTCTGCCTAACAACTCTCCCCCTCAAGATTCAGATAACAATGGCAGAAAGAGTGAGAAAGGAAGAGGACTGAGTAAGACTGCTGTTGTTGCAATAATTGTTAGTGATGTCATCGGAATTTGCCTTGTTGGATTGTTGTTTTCGTATTGTTATTCAAGGGTTTGTCAGCGTAGTAAGGATAGGGATGGGAATAGTTATGGTTTTGAGAAGGGagggaagaaaaggagagagtgCTTTTGCTTTAGGAAGGATGAGTCCGAGACTCTATCTGAGAACGTGGAGCAGTATGATCTCGTGCCACTAGATGCGCAGGTGGCTTTTGATTTGGATGAGCTGCTTAAGGCATCGGCTTTTGTTTTAGGGAAGAGTGGAATTGGAATTGTTTACAAAGTTGTGCTTGAAGATGGGCATACTTTAGCTGTGAGAAGATTGGGCGAGGGGGGCTCTCAAAGATTTAAGGAATTCCAAACAGAAGTGGAAGCAATTGGCAAGCTAAGGCATCCTAATATTGTAATTCTCAGAGCGTATTACTGGTCTGTTGATGAGAAGTTGCTCATCTATGATTACATACCGAATGGGAGTCTTGCCACAGCACTTCATG GGAAGCCTGGAATGGTGTCATATACCCCATTATCATGGTCTGATCGGTTGAAAATCATAAAGGGAATTGCAAAGGGCTTGGTTTATCTTCACGAATTCAGCCCTAAAAAATATGTTCATGGAGATCTGAAGCCAAGTAATGTACTTCTTGGACAGAACATGGAACCACACATTTCTGATTTTGGGCTTGGACGACTCGCTACCATTGCTGGAGGGTCCCCAACCCTGGAATCTAATCGAATTGCCTCAGAGAAACCGCAAGAGAGACAACAAAAGGGTGCGCCAAGCTCAGAAGTTGCTACGGTTTCATCTACAAACTTGGGATCTTATTACCAGGCTCCTGAAGCACTAAAAGTTTTAAAACCATCACAGAAATGGGATGTTTACTCTTATGGAGTTATCCTACTAGAAATGATCACAGGAAGATCGTCAATGGTCCATGTTGGTACCTCTGAGATGTATCTCGTTCACTGGATTCAGCTTTGCATTGAAGAGCAGAAACCACTTGCAGATGTCTTAGACCCCTATTTGGCTCCAGATGTGGACAAGGAAGAAGAGATTATTGCAGTTTTGAAGATTGCAATGGCTTGTGTTCATAGCAGCCCAGAGAGGAGGCCTACGATGAGGCATGTCTCTGATGTTTTTAACAGATTGGCTATGTCTTCTGATTAA